From Thalassotalea euphylliae, the proteins below share one genomic window:
- the ppsR gene encoding posphoenolpyruvate synthetase regulatory kinase/phosphorylase PpsR, which yields MRTAFYISDGTAITSEVFGHALLSLFPMEFDHQTISFVETPEKAEQAKAKINAVAKQSGEKPLVFHTFVNPQVRSIIDSCDGVIYNFLEHFVSPLENVLNAKAKPKAHRTHSIHENSYDYRIDAVNYALANDDGSNVTNYGEADIILVGVSRSGKTPTSLYLALQYGIKAANYPFTDDDMDELRLPDFLKSHKKKIFGLTIDAERLMDIRDNRRANSKYSSARQCRMELREVEKLYKKEKIPFVNSTKFSVEEITAKILAETGLRRHKY from the coding sequence ATGCGCACAGCTTTCTATATTTCTGACGGTACAGCAATCACTTCAGAAGTTTTTGGACATGCCCTACTTTCCCTTTTTCCGATGGAATTTGACCATCAAACCATCTCTTTTGTCGAAACCCCTGAAAAGGCAGAACAAGCCAAAGCCAAAATTAATGCCGTAGCCAAGCAATCAGGTGAGAAACCTCTGGTGTTTCACACTTTCGTGAATCCTCAAGTTCGCAGCATCATTGATAGCTGTGATGGGGTAATTTACAACTTTTTAGAGCACTTTGTGTCACCGCTTGAGAATGTACTAAACGCTAAGGCGAAACCTAAAGCACATCGCACGCACAGTATTCACGAAAACAGTTATGATTACCGTATTGACGCCGTGAACTATGCGCTCGCTAACGATGATGGCTCGAATGTTACCAATTACGGCGAAGCAGATATTATTTTAGTGGGTGTCTCGCGCTCTGGTAAAACGCCAACGTCTCTGTACTTAGCGCTGCAATATGGCATCAAAGCAGCTAATTACCCATTTACTGACGATGATATGGACGAACTGAGACTGCCCGATTTCCTCAAAAGTCATAAGAAAAAGATCTTCGGTTTAACCATAGATGCTGAGCGTTTAATGGATATACGTGATAACCGTAGAGCCAACAGTAAATATTCATCAGCGCGTCAATGTCGAATGGAGCTAAGAGAAGTAGAAAAACTTTACAAAAAGGAAAAAATCCCATTTGTGAATTCCACCAAGTTTTCGGTCGAAGAAATCACCGCGAAAATACTCGCCGAAACAGGACTTCGTCGCCACAAGTATTAG
- a CDS encoding low molecular weight protein-tyrosine-phosphatase — protein sequence MNLFLPSIDSILFVCMGNICRSPTAEAVFREKSRQAGLSITIDSAGTIGAHSREKPDHRSQKAGIERGYSFEGIRSRKVNGKDFEKFDLILAMDEQNLRDLLSVSPQEFHYKIKLFLEFANNFEEREVPDPYYGGAGGFKFVVDLIEDASDGLISKIKN from the coding sequence ATGAATTTATTTTTGCCATCAATTGACTCGATACTTTTTGTTTGCATGGGCAACATTTGTCGTTCGCCAACGGCTGAAGCTGTTTTTCGTGAAAAGTCACGTCAAGCCGGACTGAGCATCACTATAGATTCAGCAGGCACTATAGGTGCTCACAGTCGAGAAAAACCCGATCACCGCTCTCAAAAAGCGGGTATTGAGCGGGGCTATTCTTTTGAAGGTATTCGCTCGCGCAAAGTGAATGGCAAAGATTTTGAAAAATTTGATTTGATACTGGCAATGGATGAGCAAAATCTGCGGGATTTATTAAGCGTCTCACCCCAAGAGTTTCATTACAAAATAAAGCTTTTTCTGGAGTTTGCTAATAACTTTGAAGAGCGCGAAGTGCCTGATCCATACTACGGCGGCGCTGGTGGCTTTAAGTTTGTCGTAGATTTAATCGAAGATGCGAGCGATGGCTTAATCTCGAAGATTAAAAATTAA
- a CDS encoding 3-deoxy-7-phosphoheptulonate synthase has translation MTIKTDEIRTTLIEHLASPAELAEQIPLSQATAEFILDSRAKLERIINKEDDRLVVVIGPCSIHDPDAALDYAKKLKVLHDKYQNELMIVMRVYFEKPRTTVGWKGLISDPDLDKSFKVAKGLNLARNLLVDINALGLPAGTEFLDMVTGQYISDLITWGAIGARTTESQVHRELASALSCPVGFKNGTDGNVKIAVDAIKASSVPHVLYSPDKKGQMCIYQTHGNPHAHVILRGGKTPNYQANHVEAAQDALFKSGINKPLMVDCSHGNSSKDHNKQPMVAQDIATQIAGGSTSIFGVMVESFLIEGRQDVVDGKAETYGQSITDACVNFTTSEEVLAVLADAVAKRRAS, from the coding sequence ATGACTATTAAAACCGACGAAATTAGAACCACGCTCATCGAGCATTTGGCCTCGCCTGCCGAACTCGCTGAGCAAATTCCACTATCCCAAGCGACTGCTGAATTTATCCTTGATAGCCGCGCCAAACTTGAGCGCATTATCAATAAAGAAGATGACCGCTTGGTGGTCGTCATTGGCCCTTGCTCAATACACGATCCTGACGCGGCGCTAGATTACGCTAAAAAGCTCAAAGTTCTGCACGACAAATACCAAAATGAATTAATGATTGTGATGCGTGTGTACTTCGAAAAACCGCGCACAACCGTTGGTTGGAAAGGATTGATCAGCGATCCTGATTTAGACAAATCATTTAAAGTTGCCAAAGGTTTAAATTTGGCGCGCAACTTACTTGTCGACATTAATGCGCTAGGCTTGCCCGCAGGTACTGAATTTTTAGATATGGTCACCGGCCAATATATCTCAGATTTAATTACTTGGGGTGCAATTGGTGCACGTACGACAGAAAGCCAAGTGCATCGCGAGCTTGCTTCTGCGCTATCGTGCCCTGTTGGCTTTAAAAATGGTACCGATGGCAATGTTAAAATTGCTGTTGATGCAATCAAAGCATCAAGTGTACCGCATGTGCTGTATTCGCCAGATAAAAAAGGCCAAATGTGTATCTACCAAACACATGGTAACCCACATGCACACGTTATTTTACGTGGCGGCAAAACGCCAAATTATCAAGCTAACCACGTTGAAGCTGCACAAGATGCCTTGTTTAAATCAGGCATTAACAAACCGTTAATGGTTGATTGCAGTCATGGCAATAGCAGCAAAGATCACAACAAACAGCCAATGGTAGCACAAGATATCGCCACACAAATTGCAGGTGGCTCAACCTCGATATTTGGTGTCATGGTGGAGAGTTTCCTAATTGAAGGGCGCCAAGACGTGGTAGACGGCAAAGCCGAAACATACGGTCAAAGTATTACGGATGCGTGTGTTAACTTTACCACGAGTGAGGAAGTGCTCGCGGTATTAGCAGACGCGGTCGCTAAACGCCGCGCAAGTTAA